Part of the Triticum urartu cultivar G1812 chromosome 2, Tu2.1, whole genome shotgun sequence genome, TGAGGAAAGATGAAAAGCTCCCTAGCTCTGTTATGGCAATACGCATACATTATGGTTACTTGGTTGATGAGAGTCATGCATGTGAAGGCCGGCTGCGTGTTTTTCCTTGGCCGTCGGCGTATAGGTTGGTCTATATAAAGAGGAGCGACATCTTCTCATGCATGCATACGATAACCGATGTAATCTTGGTTCTCAACTCATGTATTCTCTTTTCAGTCTCTTCTAGGACATTTGTACATGTTTCTATTTTGAAACCAGCAGTGTAATTTTTGTTATTAGAAATAGCATCCATCTTGTAGTTACTCTTAGTTTGCTAAAACATGGAAGCACCTTACGACTATCAGCTGGCCGTGGCTGATTATTATTGGGAGGGGAGGCCGGCCGTGGATCCAAATGTATGGGTTCCCGGCGTCCCTTTGGAGATGACAGTTGCTCCAACTGCCAGCCAAAGTGGTCTGGTGGATGGCTCTCCCGGACGGCCGCAGCTGAAGCTGATTGAGGAGGAGAGTATTGATCATCACTACGCGGTTGAAGTGTTCAAGCAAGCAGCACAATCACTTCAGGAGGAACGTGACAAGATGGAGACGAAGATCCACATGTTCCCTCCAAGCATGGGGGATCTGGCGGCCAAGTACGCCTTCCCCAAGGTGGTGGCCATCGGCCCTTACCACCACGGCCGGACCCCGGCCCTCCGGCAGATGGAGAGCACCAAGCACGTGGCCGCCTGGCACTTCATCAACGACTCGGGCCGCTTGGTGGAGGAGGTGTACGGGGCGGTGTGCGCGGTGGCGGACGAGGCCCGCAGCCACTACGACGAGGACAAGGTGCGGGCTTTCGGCGACGACGACTTCAACCCTATGATGTTCTACGACGGCTGCTTCCTGCTGCAGTTCCTGCTGCATTGGGTTGACGAGGCGGTGGATCCGCTGCTGAAGGACGCTTTCAGCTCCAACTGCACCAGCATCAGCTACGACATCGCGCTGCTCGAGAACCAGCTCCCATGGGTGGTGGTCCAAGAGCTGATGCGCTTCATGCCGACGCCCCCGGACCTGGTACGGTTCACCACGGATTGGAAGGCCACTATGCAGCCCACCGTACCGCTCGTAGACAACAGCCCTCTTGCATGGGACGACAGCTACACGCCGCTGCATCTTCTTGAGCTCCTGCGATACTACATCGTAGGGAGCACCACCGAGACGCCGGCCGAGCCCGACCTTCATAAAAATGCGGAGAAGATATCGATTTCCGTCAGTGCCATGGAGCTTGCGGAGATCGGCATCGAGATCACGGCCACCAAGCCTACGGCAGATCTGAAGGAAATGGGCGTCAATGATAAGCCGCTCCTCACCGGCGAGCTTTTGCTGGCGCCACTGTCCCTGGACGATGCAAACGCGAGCTTCCTCGTCAACATGGCGGTTCTGGAGCTATGCACGACCCCAGACTTTTCTGTAGAGGTCGAGGAGAAGTCCGCTGTGTGCTCCTACCTCTGCCTCCTGGGCATGGTGACGGACAGCGAGGAGGACGTGCAGCAGCTGCGGAAGAAGGGTATCTTGCTGGGAGGTGCAGGGCTGAGCAACAAGGACGCGCTGGAACTGCTCAACAGGGTGGAGAACCGGCTGCGGCCCGGAACCCACTATATGAGGACCATGGTGCTCATCGAGAACTACAGGAAGAAGAGGCCGAGACGGATCAAGTTTCACAAGTTCCATTACAACTATCGTAAAGCCATCATCTTGACGTTGTCCGGCATTGCTGGACTTGCCAGCTTCCTCGGGGCGCTCAAGTCTCTCAACTCAAGTAAGAGCTAGCTGGCTGCGCCTCTAGTCCTGCGTTGTACTGTGGTACTATGTAGTAGCTAGAAGCAGGCGCTTTGCCACGCCAATTTGCTCTGCATCATCTCCCTAGTACTAGTAGGTTATTTTCCGGGTGTTTTTCTTCCTTT contains:
- the LOC125533922 gene encoding UPF0481 protein At3g47200-like; amino-acid sequence: MEAPYDYQLAVADYYWEGRPAVDPNVWVPGVPLEMTVAPTASQSGLVDGSPGRPQLKLIEEESIDHHYAVEVFKQAAQSLQEERDKMETKIHMFPPSMGDLAAKYAFPKVVAIGPYHHGRTPALRQMESTKHVAAWHFINDSGRLVEEVYGAVCAVADEARSHYDEDKVRAFGDDDFNPMMFYDGCFLLQFLLHWVDEAVDPLLKDAFSSNCTSISYDIALLENQLPWVVVQELMRFMPTPPDLVRFTTDWKATMQPTVPLVDNSPLAWDDSYTPLHLLELLRYYIVGSTTETPAEPDLHKNAEKISISVSAMELAEIGIEITATKPTADLKEMGVNDKPLLTGELLLAPLSLDDANASFLVNMAVLELCTTPDFSVEVEEKSAVCSYLCLLGMVTDSEEDVQQLRKKGILLGGAGLSNKDALELLNRVENRLRPGTHYMRTMVLIENYRKKRPRRIKFHKFHYNYRKAIILTLSGIAGLASFLGALKSLNSSKS